From Phocoena phocoena chromosome 16, mPhoPho1.1, whole genome shotgun sequence, a single genomic window includes:
- the ITPRIP gene encoding inositol 1,4,5-trisphosphate receptor-interacting protein produces MALGLFRVCLVVVTAIINHPLLFPRENATVPENEEEIIRQMQAHQEKLQLEQLRLEEEVARLAAEKEAEKEALERLAEEGQQQNESRAAWDLWSTLCMILFLVIEVWRQDHQDAPSPECLGADEDELPGLEGAPLRGLTLPNKATLDHFYERCIRGAPADAPRTREFVEGFVDDLLEALRSLCSRDTDMEVEDFIGVDSMYENWQVNKPLLCDLFVPFMPPEPYRFHPELWCSSRSVPLDRQGYGQIKVVRADDDTLGCICGKTKLGEDMLCLLHGKNNVVRPGSEAKDPLCVGDSPYLDTMRVLKWFQTALTRAWHRINHKYEFDLAFGQLDTPGSLKIRFRSGKFMPFNLIPVIQYDDSDLYLVSHLTREPCGGTPPSSTDWLLSFAVYERHFLRMTSKALPEGACHLSCLQIASFLLSKQSRLTGPSRLSNYHLKTALLHLLLARRPAAWKAEQLDARLHELLCFLEKSLLEKKLHHFFIGNCKVPEAMGLPEAIRRAEPLNLFRPFVLQRSLYRKTVDSFYEMLKNAPALISEYSLHIPSDHGSLPSKAVIL; encoded by the coding sequence ATGGCGCTGGGGCTCTTCCGGGTGTGCCTTGTGGTGGTGACGGCCATCATCAACCACCCGCTGCTGTTCCCGCGAGAGAACGCCACGGTCCCCGAGAACGAGGAAGAGATCATCCGCCAGATGCAGGCGCACCAGGAGAAGCTGCAGCTGGAGCAGCTGcgcctggaggaggaggtggcgcGGCTGGCGGCCGAGAAGGAGGCCGAGAAGGAGGCGCTGGAGCGCTTAGCGGAGGAGGGCCAGCAGCAGAACGAGAGCCGCGCCGCCTGGGACCTGTGGAGTACCCTCTGCATGATCCTCTTCCTGGTGATCGAGGTGTGGCGGCAGGACCACCAGGACGCGCCCTCGCCCGAGTGCCTGGGCGCCGACGAGGACGAGCTGCCCGGCCTGGAGGGCGCCCCCCTCCGGGGTCTCACCCTGCCCAACAAGGCCACGCTCGACCACTTTTACGAGCGCTGCATCCGGGGGGCCCCGGCCGACGCCCCCCGCACCCGGGAGTTTGTGGAAGGCTTCGTGGATGATTTGCTGGAAGCCctgaggagcctgtgcagccgggACACGGACATGGAGGTGGAGGACTTCATCGGCGTGGACAGCATGTACGAGAACTGGCAGGTGAACAAGCCGCTGCTGTGCGACCTCTTTGTGCCCTTCATGCCGCCGGAGCCCTACCGCTTCCACCCAGAGCTCTGGTGCTCCAGCCGCTCGGTGCCCTTGGATCGCCAGGGCTACGGCCAGATCAAGGTGGTCCGGGCCGACGACGACACGCTGGGCTGTATCTGCGGCAAGACCAAACTCGGGGAAGACATGCTGTGTCTCCTCCACGGCAAGAACAACGTGGTGCGGCCAGGTAGTGAGGCGAAAGACCCGCTGTGCGTCGGAGACTCCCCATACCTGGACACGATGCGAGTCCTGAAGTGGTTCCAGACGGCCCTCACCAGAGCCTGGCACCGCATCAACCACAAGTACGAGTTCGACCTGGCCTTTGGCCAGCTGGACACCCCGGGGTCCCTCAAGATCAGGTTCCGCTCGGGGAAGTTCATGCCCTTCAACCTGATTCCTGTGATCCAGTATGATGACTCCGACCTGTACTTGGTCTCCCATCTTACCAGGGAGCCCTGTGGGGGGACCCCGCCATCCAGCACAGATTGGCTCCTGTCCTTCGCTGTCTATGAGCGCCACTTCCTTAGGATGACCTCGAAGGCGCTGCCCGAGGGCGCCTGCCACCTCAGCTGCTTGCAGATtgcctccttcctgctctccaaACAGAGCCGCCTGACCGGCCCCAGCAGGCTCAGCAACTACCACCTGAAGACCGCCCTGCTACACCTCCTGCTTGCCCGGCGGCCAGCCGCCTGGAAGGCTGAGCAGCTCGATGCTCGTCTGCACGAGCTGCTCTGCTTCCTGGAGAAGAGCCTGCTGGAGAAGAAGCTCCATCACTTTTTCATCGGCAATTGCAAGGTGCCCGAGGCCATGGGGCTCCCTGAGGCCATACGCAGGGCTGAGCCTCTCAACCTCTTCCGGCCCTTCGTCCTGCAGCGAAGTCTCTACCGGAAGACAGTGGACTCCTTCTATGAGATGCTCAAGAATGCCCCAGCGCTCATTAGCGAGTATTCCCTCCATATTCCCTCAGACCATGGCAGCCTGCCCTCAAAAGCTGTCATCTTGTAG